In the genome of Nyctibius grandis isolate bNycGra1 chromosome 18, bNycGra1.pri, whole genome shotgun sequence, one region contains:
- the SBDS gene encoding ribosome maturation protein SBDS, translating to MSIFTPTNQIRLTNVAVVRARRSGKRFEIACYRNKVLGWRSGAEKDLDEVLQTHTVFVNVSKGQVAKKEDLVRAFGTDDQTEICKMILSKGELQVSDKERQTQLEQMFRDIATIVADKCVNPETKRPYTVSLIERAMKDIHYSVKPHKSAKQQALEVIRQLKETMQIERAHMRLRFILPVKEGKKLKEKLKPLIKVIESEDFHEQLEIVCLIDPGCFREIDELIQSQTKGKGRLEVLSLKDVEEGDEKLE from the exons ATGTCCATCTTCACCCCCACCAACCAGATCCGCCTCACCAACGTGGCCGTGGTGCGGGCGCGGCGCAGCGGCAAGCGCTTCGAGATCGCCTGCTACCGCAACAAGGTCCTGGGATGGCGGAGCGGAGC GGAGAAAGATCTCGACGAGGTTCTGCAGACACACACGGTGTTTGTCAATGTTTCCAAAGGCCAGGTGGCGAAGAAGGAAGATCTCGTTCGAGCATTTGGGACAGATGACCAAACAGAAATCTGTAAGATG ATTTTGTCAAAAGGGGAGCTGCAGGTATCGGACAAAGAACGACAGACCCAGCTGGAGCAGATGTTTAGGGACATTGCGACTATTGTGGCTGACAAGTGTGTGAATCCTGAAACCAAGAGGCCGTACACAGTGAGCCTTATCGAAAGAGCCATGAAGGATATTCACTACTCCGTCAAACCACACAAGAGCGCCAAGCAGCAG GCACTGGAAGTGATCAGACAGTTAAAGGAGACCATGCAAATTGAACGTGCTCACATGAGGCTGCGATTTATTCTTCCAGTAAAGGAGGGgaagaaactgaaagagaagCTTAAGCCACTGATTAAAGTTATTGAGAGTGAAGACTTCCATGAGCAGTTAGAAATT gtgtGCCTTATTGACCCAGGCTGCTTCAGAGAGATTGATGAGCTGATCCAGAGTCagacaaaagggaaaggaagactGGAAGTGCTCAGCCTGAAAGATGTGGAGGAAGGAGATGAAAAGCTTGAATAA
- the LOC137672017 gene encoding coiled-coil domain-containing protein 183-like, protein MTILLQKPLYKGPTSPAGASHTPIQMAKEKVWDEIYDRVNTSNMLLYQLRQRVQTRDKLQRRLQQLQDIEMDDKQRQAQLQAVRQLQNETDKVFTKIRAGQKVTRLYLAIREVLRKEMTDLRLQLDLLCGNDKLYREEQEDMELMALNALKATDVTKEEVAKTEAQCLADSKFRYRSLADQKVDVNRLWLKEAGESHLGAKAKHELAMGSLTLHPQDLLMGTKLEATKSRMQHEALVTEKMERAKAVVERSCFWDIPNRLLAQQKSLVDLEQYVNECKEKKQALKEELKELELKLALVKFRQPPNTTRAQEEEELRMKEQQEEARLEQYRAQILRNEEFLFQFEIGIEDLFARLRVITVPGQDDSGKAMGVEEKLWHCHQKLKYLMQQMADLPPDILDENDTTFVKVRDLLEQASTNDQQNLRISLEDTDSGIHDPIDFAGKDQGRVLTREEIKNQGLELMKSMRKSKKKSKSSSKV, encoded by the exons atgaccattctcctccagaaacccctctacaaggGACCCACTTCTCCTGCGGGGGCCTCTCACACGCCCATCCAGATGGCCAAGGAGAAGGTCTGGGACGAAATCTATGACCGGGTGAACACAAGCAACATGCTGCTGTACCAGCTGAGGCAGCGGGTCCAGACCCGGGACAAGCtgcagaggaggctgcagcagctgcaggataTCGAGATGGATGACAAGCAGCGCCAAGCACAGCTGCAG GCAGTTCGCCAGCTGCAGAATGAAACTGATAAGGTGTTCACGAAAATCCGTGCTGGACAGAAGGTGACCAGGCTGTATCTGGCTATTCGGGAAGTCCTGAGGAAG GAGATGACTGACCTGCGTCTGCAACTGGACCTCTTGTGTGGGAACGACAAGCTGTACCGCGAGGAGCAGGAAGACATGGAGCTCATGGCCTTGAATGCCCTCAAAGCCACTGATGTAACCAAG GAGGAGGTGGCCAAGACGGAAGCCCAGTGCCTCGCAGACAGCAAGTTCAGGTACCGCTCGCTGGCCGACCAGAAGGTGGACGTCAACAGGCTGTGGCTCAAGGAAGCAGGCGAAAGCCATCTGGGAGCG AAAGCCAAGCATGAGCTCGCCATGGGCTCCCTAACCCTGCACCCGCAGGACCTGCTGATGG GCACCAAACTGGAGGCCACCAAGTCCCGGATGCAGCATGAAGCCCTGGTGACCGAGAAGATGGAGAGGGCCAAGGCTGTGGTGGAGCGCTCGTGCTTCTGG GACATACCCAACAGGCTCCTGGCGCAGCAGAAGTCCTTGGTGGACCTGGAGCAGTACGTCAATGAGTGCAAGGAGAAGAAGCAGGCGCTGAAGgaggagctgaaggagctggagctgaagcTGGCTTTGGTGAAGTTTCGCCAGCCTCCCAACACAACCAG GGcgcaagaggaggaggagctgaggatgaaggagcagcaggaagaggCTCGGCTGGAGCAGTATAGAGCCCAGATACTGAGGAACGAGGAGTTCCTGTTTCAGTTTGAAATTGGCATTGAGGACCTCTTTGCCCGTCTGCGTGTCATCACTGTGCCTGGCCAG GATGATTCTGGCAAGGCCATGGGGGTGGAGGAGAAGCTCTGGCACTGTCATCAGAAGCTGAAGTACCTGATGCAGCAGATGGCCGACTTGCCCCCTGACATCCTCGATGAGAACGACACG ACTTTTGTGAAGGTCAGGGATTTGCTGGAGCAGGCATCCACGAATGATCAGCAAAACCTGAGGATTTCCTTGGAGGACACAGACAGTGGCATCCACG ACCCCATTGATTTTGCTGGCAAAGACCAAGGCCGTGTCCTCACCCGGGAAGAGATCAAGAATCAAGGGCTGGAACTGATGAAAAGCatgaggaaaagcaagaagaaaagcaagagcagcagcaaggtgTAG
- the SEPTIN4 gene encoding septin-4: protein MATCPELQPGQEAMGCVGVLATPEDPEAWNGAQGEGPCPLECQELAAVPTPQAIKRFLKEDSEEAELTQLLQDCPQADSPRKVEPTESWREPGHPPCGVGRVPPDEPANERDARIFSRSRPLDFQQHIAAPPPPSPNRPRSPWGQLDPYDSSEDDKEYVGFATLPNQVHRKSVKKGFDFTLMVAGESGLGKSTLVNSLFLTDMYRDRKLLNAEERIMQTVEITKHVVDIEEKGVKLRLTIVDTPGFGDAVNNTECWKPVADYIDQQFEQYFRDESGLNRKNIQDNRVHCCIYFISPFGHGLRRLDVEFMRALHQRVNIVPVLAKADTLTPAEVKRMKNKIREEIDHYGIRIYQFPECDSDEDEDFKLQDQALKESIPFAVIGSNTVVEDKGRRVRGRVYPWGIVEVENPSHCDFVKLRTMLVRTHMQDLKDVTRETHYENYRTQCIQSMTRMVVKERNRNKLTRESGTDFPIPVIPQVPDAETEKLIREKDEELRRMQEMLQKIQQQMKDSH, encoded by the exons ATGGCCACCTGCCCCGAGCTGCAGCCTGGGCAAGAG GCCATGGGGTGTGTGGGGGTCCTGGCTACCCCAGAAGACCCCGAGGCATGGAACGGTGCCCAGGGGGAAGGTCCCTGTCCCCTGGAGTGCCAGGAGCTGGCTGCTGTCCCCACGCCACAAGCT ATAAAGCGTTTTCTGAAGGAGGACTCGGAGGAGGCTGAGCTgacccagctcctgcaggatTGCCCACAGGCTGACAGCCCCAGGAAGGTGGAGCCCACAGAGAGCTGGCGGGAGCCCGGCCACCCGCCCTGTGGCGTGGGCAGGGTCCCCCCTGACGAACCCGCCAACGAGAGGGACGCCAGGATCTTCTCCCGCTCTCGACCCTTGGATTTCCAGCAGCACATCGCCGCCCCtccgccccccagccccaaccGCCCACGGAGCCCCTGGGGACAGCTGGACCCCTACGACTCCTCCGAG GATGACAAGGAGTACGTGGGCTTTGCCACGCTGCCCAACCAGGTCCATCGgaagtcagtgaagaagggTTTCGACTTCACCCTCATGGTGGCAG GGGAATCCGGGCTGGGCAAGTCCACCCTGGTCAACAGCCTCTTCCTGACAGACATGTACAGAGACCGCAAGCTGCTGAACGCCGAAG AGCGCATCATGCAGACGGTGGAGATCACCAAGCACGTGGTGGACATCGAGGAGAAGGGTGTCAAGCTGCGCCTGACCATTGTGGACACCCCGGGCTTCGGCGACGCCGTCAACAACACTGAGTG CTGGAAGCCGGTGGCCGACTACATCGACCAGCAGTTCGAGCAGTATTTCCGTGACGAAAGTGGCCTCAACCGGAAAAACATCCAGGACAACCGCGTCCACTGCTGCATCTACTTCATCTCGCCCTTTGGCCACGG GCTCCGGCGCCTGGACGTGGAGTTCATGAGAGCCCTGCACCAACGGGTGAACATCGTGCCTGTGCTGGCCAAGGCAGACACCCTGACCCCCGCCGAGGTGAAGCGCATGAAGAACAAG ATCCGCGAGGAGATCGACCACTACGGCATCCGCATCTACCAGTTCCCTGAGTGTGACTCGGATGAGGATGAGGACTTCAAGCTGCAGGACCAGGCGCTGAAG GAGAGCATCCCCTTCGCTGTCATTGGCAGCAACACGGTTGTGGAGGACAAAGGCCGGCGTGTTCGTGGGCGCGTCTACCCCTGGGGCATCGTGGAAG TGGAGAACCCGTCCCACTGTGACTTCGTGAAGCTGCGGACGATGCTGGTGAGGACCCACATGCAGGATCTCAAGGACGTGACACGGGAAACCCACTACGAGAACTACCGCACGCAGTGCATCCAGAGCATGACCCGCATGGTGGTGAAGGAGAGGAACCGCAA CAAGCTGACCCGGGAGAGCGGGACAGATTTCCCCATCCCCGTCATCCCCCAGGTGCCAGATGCAGAGACAGAGAAGCTCATCCGGGAGAAGGACGAGGAG CTACGGCGGATGCAGGAGATGCTCCAGAAGATCCAGCAGCAGATGAAGGACTCACACtag